One Candidatus Lokiarchaeota archaeon genomic window carries:
- a CDS encoding HEPN domain-containing protein, translated as MGGSFWPFTCRGVRGLNTDALGLDSIERIKNRFKGARRARDEERSADTVRYCQECVELGLKGILRLRGVEYPKKHDISTVLDQYEDRFSE; from the coding sequence TTGGGAGGCTCCTTCTGGCCATTCACTTGCCGAGGTGTTCGAGGATTGAATACAGATGCTCTTGGTTTGGATTCAATTGAGCGGATCAAGAATCGTTTCAAAGGTGCGAGAAGGGCTCGCGATGAAGAACGAAGTGCAGATACTGTGCGCTATTGTCAGGAATGTGTCGAACTTGGACTGAAGGGTATTCTCCGTCTAAGAGGAGTTGAGTATCCAAAGAAGCATGACATTAGTACAGTACTCGACCAATACGAAGATCGGTTTTCTGAGTAG